A single region of the Sphingobium sp. EP60837 genome encodes:
- a CDS encoding polysaccharide biosynthesis/export family protein codes for MMRFLPIIGLSLLVSLMTACTGSVSGLPAVSTANANQYRLAPGDELRVIIPGLAEVENGTAFVVNDRGELTIPLMGGIPASGSTIPELEQRIAALLVEKRLMVSPAVSVQPVKLRPIYVLGEVRSPGEYPYRPGMTVVTAVSVAGGFTFRANRGTVAIIRQVNGQATTAKAFESTPVQPGDTIKVVEKWF; via the coding sequence ATGATGCGCTTTCTTCCTATCATTGGCCTGTCGCTGCTGGTCAGCCTCATGACCGCTTGCACTGGTTCCGTTTCCGGTCTTCCCGCGGTTTCGACCGCCAATGCCAATCAATATAGGCTCGCGCCTGGTGACGAATTGCGTGTCATCATTCCGGGGCTTGCCGAAGTGGAAAACGGCACGGCCTTTGTCGTCAATGACAGGGGTGAGCTCACCATTCCCCTTATGGGCGGTATTCCCGCGAGCGGATCGACGATCCCTGAACTTGAGCAGCGCATTGCCGCCTTGCTTGTGGAAAAAAGATTGATGGTTTCGCCGGCGGTTAGTGTGCAGCCTGTGAAACTGCGGCCCATTTATGTTCTTGGTGAGGTCCGCAGCCCTGGAGAATATCCGTATCGTCCCGGAATGACAGTCGTGACCGCCGTTTCAGTGGCAGGTGGCTTCACCTTCCGCGCCAATCGCGGCACCGTGGCCATCATTCGCCAAGTCAATGGGCAGGCGACGACGGCAAAAGCATTTGAAAGCACTCCCGTTCAACCTGGCGATACTATCAAGGTGGTCGAAAAATGGTTCTGA
- a CDS encoding DegT/DnrJ/EryC1/StrS family aminotransferase, which produces MTLGDSMKPMTDPQPLIAAPPLPYSPAADRRWPQYEQDEINAVVRVLASGRVNSLVHGDECRAFEQEFADYCGMPHAISLANGTLALELAFRALGIGAGDEVIVPARSFFASASAVVAVGAVPVFADIDVESHTIDPGAVEALITDRTRAILCVHLAGWPCDMDALCALAQAHGLALVEDCAQAHGAAIRGRKVGSFGDAAAFSFCTDKIMSTGGEGGMLLLRDAAHWRRAWAYKDHGKNVALLSAPSSGHGFRYVHESFGTNWRLTEMQAAIGRVQLRKLPDWLRQRRSNAAVLRQRLSDHPLVQLPTVPDGVEHAYYKFYLMLNLEGFAPGADRSDIVAELVQNGMAAGSGSCPDMSRELAVRNSLHPNTRLLPVAAEVGERSLMLPVDHLLGEKAMNFMADRLLNALGRTGCGP; this is translated from the coding sequence ATGACCCTGGGGGATAGCATGAAGCCGATGACCGACCCGCAGCCCCTTATCGCGGCACCGCCGCTCCCATATTCGCCAGCGGCCGACCGCCGCTGGCCGCAATATGAGCAGGACGAAATCAACGCTGTCGTCCGCGTGCTGGCGAGCGGCCGCGTCAACTCGCTGGTGCATGGCGACGAGTGCCGGGCGTTTGAACAAGAGTTTGCCGACTATTGCGGCATGCCGCACGCCATCTCGCTCGCCAATGGAACGCTGGCGCTGGAACTCGCCTTTCGCGCTCTTGGCATCGGCGCCGGGGATGAGGTCATTGTGCCCGCACGTAGCTTCTTCGCCAGCGCGTCGGCGGTCGTCGCGGTGGGGGCCGTGCCGGTTTTCGCCGACATTGACGTCGAAAGCCACACCATTGACCCAGGCGCCGTCGAGGCGCTGATCACCGATCGAACGAGAGCGATCCTCTGTGTGCACCTCGCAGGCTGGCCATGCGACATGGATGCGCTTTGCGCTCTTGCGCAGGCGCACGGGCTTGCCCTGGTCGAAGACTGCGCCCAGGCGCATGGGGCGGCGATTCGGGGCAGAAAAGTGGGGTCCTTTGGCGACGCGGCGGCCTTTTCCTTCTGCACGGACAAGATCATGTCCACCGGAGGGGAGGGCGGAATGCTGCTGCTCAGGGATGCCGCGCACTGGCGCCGCGCCTGGGCGTACAAGGATCATGGCAAGAATGTCGCGCTGCTTTCCGCGCCGTCATCGGGACATGGTTTCCGCTATGTCCACGAGAGTTTCGGCACCAATTGGCGGCTGACCGAAATGCAGGCGGCGATCGGGCGGGTGCAGTTGCGCAAGCTGCCGGATTGGCTGAGGCAGAGGCGCAGCAACGCGGCTGTGTTACGGCAGCGTCTCAGCGATCATCCATTGGTACAGCTGCCCACCGTACCCGACGGAGTGGAGCATGCTTATTATAAATTCTACCTGATGCTGAACCTGGAAGGATTTGCGCCAGGGGCCGACAGGTCGGACATCGTAGCAGAGCTGGTCCAAAATGGCATGGCAGCGGGCAGCGGCTCCTGCCCGGATATGTCGCGCGAACTTGCCGTCCGCAACAGCCTTCATCCCAACACGCGCCTTCTCCCGGTTGCAGCCGAAGTGGGCGAACGCAGTCTCATGCTTCCGGTCGATCATCTCTTAGGAGAGAAGGCGATGAATTTCATGGCGGATAGATTGCTGAACGCTTTGGGCCGGACAGGCTGCGGCCCATGA
- a CDS encoding polysaccharide biosynthesis protein, whose translation MAVSTSPAASEPYFDELGERRKKFADGGPLWAILLHDLLTRPTGFPGPARFAALMLIDGTLILLTLLLVTLAIPGAVSSAFYGRPSLMGFFSLTAVFTICLTGLYWRSWRFLSFGDGIAISTSVMGGMASGWALCFIISVRIRSAPLDALGFALLHTALLLVTMIGVRTLRRGLREFARGRMAPPEDSHNILLLGKLEWIRSLVEMLKADRENRYNVVGALTFDGRETRLQVAGVPVLGSPDQLPQIVETLALKRLKPECLVIRGDKSMPRRAFSHLVKLADQCDLTVASANDLQRSEDGEPRIEIKRFELADLLGRPEVSLDRNIVDRLIRSRRILVTGAGGTIGGELVRQIATFKPAEIVLLDHSEFNLYTIEMQVRDLFPDIICRPELCSIRERSAVEDVFGRHQPEIVFHAAALKHVPIVEGNPCAGAHTNVLGTRNVADAVCAHGALAMIQVSTDKAVNPVGVMGATKRLGELYCQALDLIGQCDPDSPRFMTVRFGNVLGSSGSLVPLLQQQMAAGKPLTVTHPEIERYFMTVGEAVQLILQSSARAMEAKIDRGTIFVLDMGEPIKIVDIARRMIRLAGLRPDIDVPIQFVGLRPGEKLYEELFDSTEERARSSIPGVIEATPCPVPLEKLVQAFAELSHLIAACDEDGVRDLMKELLRAPAQSTWAKTLREMTREIDVVGKAANE comes from the coding sequence ATGGCAGTAAGCACTTCGCCTGCAGCATCCGAACCCTATTTTGATGAACTTGGGGAAAGGCGGAAGAAGTTTGCCGATGGCGGGCCGCTATGGGCCATTCTGCTCCATGACCTGCTCACGCGGCCGACCGGCTTCCCCGGGCCCGCGCGCTTCGCCGCCCTCATGCTTATCGACGGGACGCTTATCCTGTTGACGTTGCTTCTAGTCACGTTGGCCATTCCCGGCGCTGTTTCCTCTGCCTTTTACGGCAGGCCCAGCCTCATGGGCTTTTTCAGCCTCACGGCGGTGTTCACCATTTGCCTTACGGGTCTTTATTGGCGGAGCTGGCGGTTTCTGTCTTTTGGAGATGGTATAGCCATTTCGACCTCAGTCATGGGCGGAATGGCGTCGGGCTGGGCGCTATGTTTCATCATCTCTGTCAGGATCAGGTCGGCGCCACTCGATGCCTTGGGCTTCGCGCTTCTGCATACCGCGCTCTTGCTGGTGACGATGATTGGCGTTCGCACCCTGCGGCGCGGCCTGAGGGAGTTTGCGCGGGGCCGAATGGCGCCTCCCGAAGACAGCCACAATATTCTGCTGCTCGGCAAATTGGAGTGGATCCGCTCGCTCGTGGAGATGCTGAAGGCGGACCGGGAAAACCGCTATAATGTGGTCGGTGCGCTGACCTTTGACGGGCGCGAAACGCGGCTTCAGGTTGCGGGCGTCCCCGTGCTGGGCTCCCCGGACCAACTGCCGCAGATCGTCGAAACTCTTGCGCTCAAGCGCCTCAAGCCGGAATGCCTTGTCATTCGCGGCGACAAGTCCATGCCGCGACGCGCCTTTTCGCATCTGGTGAAGTTGGCGGATCAGTGTGACCTTACCGTCGCCAGCGCCAACGATCTGCAGCGGAGCGAAGACGGCGAGCCACGCATCGAGATCAAGCGCTTCGAACTGGCCGACCTGCTGGGCCGTCCGGAAGTCTCGCTCGATCGCAACATCGTCGATCGGCTGATCCGTTCCCGCCGCATTCTCGTGACGGGCGCAGGGGGAACGATCGGCGGCGAACTCGTCCGGCAGATCGCGACCTTCAAGCCTGCCGAGATCGTTCTTCTCGATCATAGCGAGTTCAATCTCTATACGATCGAGATGCAGGTGAGGGACCTTTTCCCGGACATCATCTGCCGGCCCGAACTCTGCTCGATCCGCGAGCGTTCAGCAGTCGAAGACGTGTTTGGCCGCCATCAGCCCGAAATCGTCTTTCACGCTGCTGCGCTCAAACATGTGCCCATTGTGGAGGGCAATCCCTGCGCGGGCGCGCATACCAATGTGCTTGGCACTCGCAATGTCGCTGACGCGGTCTGTGCGCATGGTGCGCTCGCCATGATTCAGGTATCGACGGACAAGGCCGTCAATCCGGTGGGCGTCATGGGCGCAACCAAGCGGCTGGGCGAACTTTACTGCCAGGCGCTGGACCTGATCGGGCAGTGCGATCCGGATAGCCCCCGCTTCATGACCGTGCGTTTCGGAAATGTTCTAGGCTCCAGCGGATCGCTGGTCCCGCTGTTGCAGCAGCAGATGGCCGCCGGAAAGCCGCTGACCGTCACGCATCCTGAGATCGAGCGTTATTTCATGACGGTCGGCGAAGCGGTTCAGCTCATCTTGCAAAGCAGCGCGCGCGCCATGGAGGCGAAGATCGATCGCGGCACGATCTTCGTGCTCGACATGGGCGAGCCGATCAAGATCGTGGACATCGCCCGGCGCATGATCCGCCTGGCTGGGTTACGCCCCGATATTGATGTTCCGATCCAGTTCGTCGGCCTTCGACCGGGCGAAAAGCTCTACGAGGAATTGTTTGATAGTACCGAGGAGCGCGCCCGATCCTCGATCCCCGGCGTCATAGAAGCGACGCCCTGTCCGGTGCCGCTGGAGAAGCTTGTCCAGGCATTTGCCGAATTATCGCACCTCATCGCTGCCTGTGACGAGGATGGCGTGCGCGACCTCATGAAGGAGCTGTTGCGAGCGCCGGCGCAGTCCACCTGGGCAAAGACGCTGCGCGAGATGACGCGCGAAATCGATGTCGTGGGCAAGGCAGCGAATGAATGA
- a CDS encoding LuxR C-terminal-related transcriptional regulator, with translation MTTTSDVALVGCNSIASESLKRLLSEEHRRIIYAGPSVEELRRSGSTDAAFLLILMEDQQLKWNGAALAAAHQQHPAAKIVILATEFDYDAMLGAFRAGVQGYLTNDLPWERLAGYLDLIAFGEKIFPSQLAERLIGENMDGIPSGGAATIDSVNLSAREMEILQRLISGLPNKIISRQLCISEATVKVHVKAVLRKLGVANRTQAAIWAAAQGLQALGPATEPAASKRTAAARSYPALIDDAAIQSAAGAVLGKGNVNGHAARA, from the coding sequence ATGACGACGACCTCCGATGTTGCGCTTGTCGGCTGCAACTCCATAGCCAGCGAAAGCCTCAAGCGCCTTCTTTCCGAAGAACACCGTCGAATCATCTATGCAGGTCCTTCAGTCGAGGAATTGCGCAGGAGCGGCTCCACGGACGCTGCATTCCTGCTCATCTTGATGGAGGATCAGCAACTCAAATGGAATGGCGCGGCCTTGGCCGCCGCTCACCAGCAGCATCCGGCCGCCAAGATCGTCATTCTGGCAACCGAGTTCGATTATGACGCCATGCTGGGAGCTTTCCGGGCTGGCGTGCAAGGCTATCTGACCAATGATCTGCCTTGGGAGCGGCTCGCCGGTTATCTGGACCTCATCGCTTTTGGCGAGAAGATCTTCCCGTCGCAATTGGCGGAACGATTAATCGGTGAGAATATGGATGGCATTCCTAGCGGCGGCGCAGCAACAATTGACTCCGTCAATTTGTCGGCCCGCGAAATGGAGATTCTCCAGCGCCTCATAAGCGGCCTGCCCAACAAGATCATTTCGCGCCAACTGTGCATCAGCGAAGCCACGGTGAAGGTCCACGTCAAGGCAGTGCTGCGGAAACTCGGTGTGGCCAATCGGACCCAGGCGGCCATCTGGGCGGCGGCGCAAGGCTTGCAGGCATTGGGTCCCGCCACCGAGCCCGCAGCTTCGAAAAGGACGGCAGCGGCGCGCAGCTATCCTGCCCTGATCGATGATGCAGCTATCCAGTCGGCGGCGGGCGCCGTGCTAGGAAAGGGTAATGTGAATGGACATGCCGCTCGCGCATGA
- a CDS encoding sulfotransferase family protein, whose amino-acid sequence MDMPLAHDNGRDINPAEHSTWDEIASTAETQPIKLIYICGYGRSGSTLLDILLGQQRSMFGGGEIIGLSQHVYLNDEYCACGERVRSCSFWQPVVEQWHAQQPPRFIEEFRRAQWKVGTVFSPRRWFGSRDLETFSSHTARLMRLMSDRSGKAAIVDSSKWPGRGMALAKIKGIDLHVIHLVRDVRGVAWSLSKAYEADASKGLQRVIVPKPLLYSAARWAYVNLAAEWLCRKVGPSKYLRIRYEDVAADPAGSLQRIASLAGIALDPRDYEAGEFNPVHQVAGNRLRMQKGIRVKSDDSWRKQMPEGKRRLLTRACGFLLARYGYPMGV is encoded by the coding sequence ATGGACATGCCGCTCGCGCATGATAACGGACGAGACATCAATCCTGCCGAACATTCGACATGGGATGAGATTGCAAGCACGGCCGAAACACAGCCAATCAAGCTGATCTACATCTGCGGATATGGTCGCAGCGGCTCAACGCTGCTCGACATATTGCTGGGCCAGCAGCGTTCCATGTTCGGCGGCGGGGAGATCATCGGCCTCAGCCAGCACGTTTATCTCAACGATGAATATTGCGCCTGCGGCGAACGGGTCAGAAGCTGTTCCTTCTGGCAGCCGGTCGTCGAACAATGGCATGCTCAACAGCCGCCCCGCTTCATTGAAGAATTTCGGCGCGCACAATGGAAGGTGGGCACGGTCTTCAGCCCGCGAAGATGGTTTGGTAGCCGCGACCTCGAAACGTTCTCCAGCCATACCGCGCGGCTGATGCGGCTGATGTCTGACCGATCCGGAAAAGCCGCCATCGTCGATTCATCCAAATGGCCTGGGCGCGGCATGGCGCTGGCGAAGATCAAGGGCATCGATCTTCACGTCATTCACCTCGTTCGCGATGTCCGGGGCGTGGCATGGTCCCTGTCGAAAGCTTATGAAGCCGACGCGTCCAAGGGATTACAAAGGGTGATCGTGCCCAAGCCGCTCCTCTACAGCGCCGCTCGCTGGGCCTATGTGAATCTCGCGGCGGAATGGCTGTGCCGGAAGGTAGGGCCGTCGAAATATCTGCGCATCCGTTATGAGGATGTTGCAGCCGATCCGGCCGGCAGCCTCCAACGCATCGCCTCGCTTGCCGGCATAGCGCTCGACCCACGCGATTACGAGGCTGGCGAGTTTAACCCGGTCCATCAGGTGGCAGGCAACCGGCTGCGGATGCAGAAGGGAATCCGCGTCAAAAGCGATGATTCATGGCGGAAACAGATGCCGGAGGGGAAGCGCAGGCTGCTGACGCGGGCATGCGGTTTTCTACTGGCGCGATACGGATACCCAATGGGCGTATAG